DNA sequence from the Bacillus pumilus genome:
GCATTGCCTGTTCAGCTTTTTTCTCCTTATAGAGCTTCGTATAATCATTGATGTGATTCACATGATATTGATCAAACAAGCGTTGTCTTTTCTTCAATTCACTTTTAATTGAGGCAAGCGCCCTTTCACTAAAGTTCTTACTGCCTTCAATATTGGTGATCGTGCCAAGTAAATGTGGAATATTCCGGAACGGCTGCGCCATTCCGCCTCCTTTATAGTCAATCAATAGGAAAGCGACTTCATGCGGGTGAAAGTGTACAGCGAGCGATAAAATGTACGTCTGTAAAAATTCACTTTTCCCTGATCCTGTTGTTCCCGCCAACAGGCCGTGCGGACCGTGTGCTTTTTCGTGCAGGTTCAGATCCACAATGTCATTTTTCCCTTTATAACCGATTGGCACAGAGAGTGATTTGGCCGTTTCTGATGTGAGCCACTTTTCACGAATACCAATCTCGTCTACCTGTTTGGCATGAAAAAGATCAAGGAAGGAGACCGTTTCAGGAATCGAATTGGTCATGCCAACTTGATGATCTAATGTTCTCAGCGTTCTGGCAAACAGCTCATTGTCCCCGCGCTCATGTGTATCAAGCTGAAATGGAATTCGGACGGCTTTCTTGTGCTGAATGAGAATATCTCCTTCTTCCTCGTTAATATAACGGACAAGCGTCGAGATATTTTCAGCTAAGCTTTCCTTTGTTTCAGCAGCAAAAATAATGGAGATGCCAAGGTCCGTTCGGCTGCCTTCTAAATATTCTAAAATCACATGTTCCGCAATGAGCTCATGATTTGTCACGATAAACACAAAGTGAGGCGTAAAGATCTTCTTCTCTTTTTCTTCTTCTAGATCACGCTCACGTAAAATTTCATAAATGGAGGACAACAGCTGATCACGTGTTTGTTCGTTGTAAATAAACCCTTTGCCGTATGTATGAGGCAGCTGGAAATGCGGAAGCCATTTCATCCATTCCCACTTCTCATACTCCTGCTCATGAAAAATAAAGACAAATCTTAAATCATGATAGCTGTGCGAGAAAGCAAGCTGTCCGACAAGCTGATGAAGCTCCTTTTTCACAATGGCTGGCTTTCCAATCAATCCAGTTGGGCCATCGGCAAGACCGAATGTGATGGGTACATCCTTTACTTCACGATAGACCTGTTGCATGTGCTGCGTTTGTTCCATTAATTCATCGATATCACGATTGGCCATATCGCCGCCGCTCATCGATAGTTCATAGCTTGACGGGACTGCGCCCGTCCCAAGACGCAACTGCAAGAAATCATCACTCATCAGTGTTTTTTCCCAAATTCGGCCGCTAATTTCTGACGTTAAATACTTCATTTGTTCAAATGACGGATAATGATACGTCAAAATATATTGCTGGCGGTCGTAGAGCTCTTGCAGTTCTTTTCGTTTATTTTCTAAGTAAAGAGAATAGACTCGCTGCCGTTTCTCTTCCCTTCTTTTGCGTTGTGATTTCTCTTTAAAGTATTGAACAGACGATGTGATTAACGTCATGATAAACATCGCCATCGACACGACAATAAAGATCCCGCGCGGCTGGACAAGAGCGACAATTCCCATCACAAGAAGCATCACAAGCGGCGGGAGGACAACAAGCCAAAGCCCTCTGCTGCTATTTTCACTCTCCTGCGAAGGAAAGCTAAAGGAAACCCGGTCATCTGGCAGATCATAAATTAAACGCGGTGTTCGTCTATATAAAGGATATTTTTGTTTTGTTTCTGTGCTTGGTGCTCTTGTTTTTTCCAAACGTGTTTGAAATGGTTCATATGCAGTCACCTGCAATAAATCATCATCTTTCAATGTCACCGTTAGAAAGTTCCAGAACAGCTCATCTCCAGCATCAATTGTCTCTGGACCGCGAATTTTTTGCCCGTTCACATAAATCGTTTCGTCCTGAGGCATGACATACCAAGTTCCTTCGATTTTCTCCAAAGTAAATTGGCTCGCATCTTGAAACATGGAATGCGCTTGTTCTTTCCACACATCGATATCATCTTTGTTCTCACGAGAAAAAGACAGCTCGACTCTATTTCCTAGGTAATAAATGTGTTGATCATGATGTGCTTCCATTAAAACAAGTGTCAGTGTACCAAGCTTATATGGTTCATGTGGAAGTAATGTGCCTTTCTTCTCTTCACCCTGATAAATGGAAAAGCCATCATTCGGTTCATCAGGAGTTAAACGGATGACCCCTTCATCAAACGAAAGTGAAGGGATTGTCACCGTATGCTCTATTTCAGGTCCAATCACAGCTTCTCGATTGAACTGCTCGTCTAAACGGACGGTTTGATAATCCTCCTCATAAAAAACCCAAAGAAGACTCAAACGCTCCACCTCCTCATGGGACAGCACCAACTGTCAGTTATATCGAAAGAATTATTTTTTCTCATCTTTTTTCGTCTGAGAGGTTTTCTTTTTCGCTTCAGATTCTTTCTCTTTTTTCTCTTGATCGGCTTTTGACTGCTCTTTTTGTTCAGCTGTTTCATCTGTTTGACTTGCGCCCGAGGAGTCATTGGTGCTTGTCTCCGTTGTTTCTTTTTCTTCATATTTCGCCATTTCCTTAATGATCGGATCTAGCTGTTTTTGTTTTTCTTCCGCAGAAAGACTGTCATCGTTTTGAATGTCGTTGCGGTAGGCGACGAGTGCCGTAAATATGTACCGGTCGTCTCCAAGTACCCGTGCAATATCAAGTGCTTCCTTGCTATTGCCTTGCCCAATATGAATCCAGAAAAGGAAATATTGCGGATCAGTCTGTAATGTGTATGTATCTGTGATTTCTTTTTTATGCTGATCGAGTAACAGGTTGCCTTGATTTGTTTGTACATACGAAATGGCCAGTTCATATTGAAGAGAGACCGGCATTTGATTGGCTGAATATTTTTCTAACGTATCCACCACTTGGCTGTACTGTTTGTTGAGATAATATTTGTTTGCCTCGACATACGCTTCTTGTTTCGGCATCGCAAAAAAGAAGGTGTAAATGGTGTACACCAATGCAGGGATTAATAGGACAAGCAGACCTAGTCCGATATATCGTTCGACCTTCCATTTCTTTTTCGGAATGGTCAATAGCGTTTTCTCTTTCGTTTCAATCGCTTCGATCTTTTGCTGAATCAGGGCAGACAATTCTTCCAGAGACTGCGTTTCGCTGATCTCTTTTGCCAGTTCAGATAATTTCAGTGTCTCGCTGTAAGCCACATATTCTTGAAACTGATATTCATGGTCTACCACTCGAAGAATGACGGCTTTGACCTCTTTTAACAGACGATGCTCATCCGTTTCATATGGCGGGATGCTTTCTTTGACGCCGTAATGCAAAAATGCAGGAGCTAAGCCTTGATGAAAAACAATGTTTTCAGGAGAAACAATAGGATGCAGCCGCTTCACGTCGTGTTTGCACACTGCATCGACAAGCTGGTATGAAAAAATCCATTTGCTTTTTTCATCCTTCGCATGGATGAAACGAAATTCCTGATAGGCAGGAGGCGGTTGAATCGAAATAATGACCTCATCTTCAGTTAATTGAATCTCTTTTTTGAATGAAGGGTTGATGTCTTTGATCGGTGCCGCTTCTAAACCGTCTAAGAGTTTAATGGTCTCTCTTTGAAAAATGAAGCTGTAGGTTACGCCCTCTTTTTTCATCACTGCTTCTAATTGTTCTTCTAAATAGGAACTCTTTTTATCTGCCATTTACAAAAGTCCTTTCATAGTATTTCCAGCCTGTCTCCTGTGGTGATTCCACAGTCTGACAGCTTATATTCGCCTGAAAACACAGCTTTCTTATTGACTACTCGCACCCAGCCGCCTTCTCGCTTAGGAAGTGAGATTTGTTTTGCCTGCCAGGCGATATGGATGACTTGTTTAATATGTAAATAATTTGATAGTCTCAAATCAAACACACTGCCATCATAATTTTTTAAGTCGATGGTAATATCGATATACACAAATTTCCACCTCACAAAATAGAAAGAGCGCCGGCATCCATTGACAGACTCGGCGCTTTTTCTGCTTTTCACACTTAGAAAGGAAATCCCTTTGATTAGCCGCGGATTTGGCTAGCGATGTCTTGGTCAGTGCTTTCAAGTGTATTTGCCGTTTGATCAAGCTGATTGCTGACATCTGTTAATAGATCAGACATTTTGATGAATGAAGGCTTTAACTGCTCGTATTGATCAGCAAATGCTTCACTAGAAGCACCTTCCCACATTCCTTTTAAATCTGAGATCATTCTATTTAGACGATCAACTTGGTTTAACACTTCTTGACTTTCAACACCATATTGCTTAGCGGTCGCTCTTAGTTCTTCTGGGGTTACGCGAATAATTCCTGACATATTCCTCATTACCTCCCGTGCATAGCCGCCATATAATGGGCTAATCCACTTATTTTTTGACGTTATTATTATAAAAACAGAAATGATACACAGTCAAACAAATCTGTTTTTATTTTACAAAATGAGTCTATAGAATTACTGTATTTTCGCTTTTTATCTAGTATTTAACATTTTTTTGGTCATATATTCTTAATAAGTGTAGACACACTTCACTGAATCTTTCCGCCTATTGATTTATTACTACGTTATTATTGTACTATTTCTTTTTCGCCTTCTTTCAGCATGATACGCTCGCTTCTCATAGCGATCTCTTTTTTAAATTTATGGCATTTTGTTATTGATTTACGTACCGCTTTCTCTTCATAATGTAAGTACGTGAAATATTCGAAAAAGCAGGGGTTTTTATGAAAAAAAAGACAGATCCATTTAAGTATAGTCTTGATCGTTTAGAGGATGTGGCAGACCAAATTAGTGATGTGCTCAATTGCCCTATTACTATAGAAGATACGCATCATCGATTGCTCGCTTATAGCACACATA
Encoded proteins:
- a CDS encoding WXG100 family type VII secretion target, whose amino-acid sequence is MSGIIRVTPEELRATAKQYGVESQEVLNQVDRLNRMISDLKGMWEGASSEAFADQYEQLKPSFIKMSDLLTDVSNQLDQTANTLESTDQDIASQIRG
- the essB gene encoding type VII secretion protein EssB, which translates into the protein MADKKSSYLEEQLEAVMKKEGVTYSFIFQRETIKLLDGLEAAPIKDINPSFKKEIQLTEDEVIISIQPPPAYQEFRFIHAKDEKSKWIFSYQLVDAVCKHDVKRLHPIVSPENIVFHQGLAPAFLHYGVKESIPPYETDEHRLLKEVKAVILRVVDHEYQFQEYVAYSETLKLSELAKEISETQSLEELSALIQQKIEAIETKEKTLLTIPKKKWKVERYIGLGLLVLLIPALVYTIYTFFFAMPKQEAYVEANKYYLNKQYSQVVDTLEKYSANQMPVSLQYELAISYVQTNQGNLLLDQHKKEITDTYTLQTDPQYFLFWIHIGQGNSKEALDIARVLGDDRYIFTALVAYRNDIQNDDSLSAEEKQKQLDPIIKEMAKYEEKETTETSTNDSSGASQTDETAEQKEQSKADQEKKEKESEAKKKTSQTKKDEKK
- a CDS encoding EsaB/YukD family protein; its protein translation is MYIDITIDLKNYDGSVFDLRLSNYLHIKQVIHIAWQAKQISLPKREGGWVRVVNKKAVFSGEYKLSDCGITTGDRLEIL
- the essC gene encoding type VII secretion protein EssC, which translates into the protein MSLLWVFYEEDYQTVRLDEQFNREAVIGPEIEHTVTIPSLSFDEGVIRLTPDEPNDGFSIYQGEEKKGTLLPHEPYKLGTLTLVLMEAHHDQHIYYLGNRVELSFSRENKDDIDVWKEQAHSMFQDASQFTLEKIEGTWYVMPQDETIYVNGQKIRGPETIDAGDELFWNFLTVTLKDDDLLQVTAYEPFQTRLEKTRAPSTETKQKYPLYRRTPRLIYDLPDDRVSFSFPSQESENSSRGLWLVVLPPLVMLLVMGIVALVQPRGIFIVVSMAMFIMTLITSSVQYFKEKSQRKRREEKRQRVYSLYLENKRKELQELYDRQQYILTYHYPSFEQMKYLTSEISGRIWEKTLMSDDFLQLRLGTGAVPSSYELSMSGGDMANRDIDELMEQTQHMQQVYREVKDVPITFGLADGPTGLIGKPAIVKKELHQLVGQLAFSHSYHDLRFVFIFHEQEYEKWEWMKWLPHFQLPHTYGKGFIYNEQTRDQLLSSIYEILRERDLEEEKEKKIFTPHFVFIVTNHELIAEHVILEYLEGSRTDLGISIIFAAETKESLAENISTLVRYINEEEGDILIQHKKAVRIPFQLDTHERGDNELFARTLRTLDHQVGMTNSIPETVSFLDLFHAKQVDEIGIREKWLTSETAKSLSVPIGYKGKNDIVDLNLHEKAHGPHGLLAGTTGSGKSEFLQTYILSLAVHFHPHEVAFLLIDYKGGGMAQPFRNIPHLLGTITNIEGSKNFSERALASIKSELKKRQRLFDQYHVNHINDYTKLYKEKKAEQAMPHLFLISDEFAELKSEEPDFIRELVSAARIGRSLGVHLILATQKPGGVIDDQIWSNSRFKVALKVQDASDSKEILKNSDAASITVTGRGYLQVGNNEIYELFQSAWSGAPYMEDGYGSEDDIAIVTDTGLIPLSGVSTEPAVKKETVSEISAVVDEIERMQQELGIEKLPSPWLPPLEERIPKSRYASSEEHVFHFALVDEPDQQSQHPLSYQMMEDGNIGIFGSSGYGKSLAATTLLMSFAERYSPEEWHAYIYDFGNGTLLPLAKLPHTADYFLMDQMRKIQKSMTRLREEVEYRKRLFRQQEMSHIKMYNALNEKKLPFIFIVIDNFDIVKDEMHELESEFIQLSRDGQSLGIYFLITATRVNAVRQSLMNNLKTKVVHYLMDQGEAYSIIGRPKFSLEPIPGRVIINKEELYFAQMFLPVEGDNDLELFEHLKQEIQLLHDRFASAEKPKPVPMLPDKLTIWELESRLEEQKQPYDIPVGLDEESVAPVYFDLKKNKHCLIIGQTQRGKTNVTKLMLDQLLAAKPEKLAVFDSIDRGLSHYAKEENIDYLETKGDITEWAEEIDRLFKVREEMYVEAVRRGETDQLSFSQIVLVIDGITRFQQTIDPRLQDQLADFMKSYAHLGFSLIASGNHTEFSKGYDALTNEIKQVRHAMLLMKKSEQNIIPLPYARQEPDIQPGFGYLVENGKEKKIQVPLCAVERKSVQ